One Cardinium endosymbiont cEper1 of Encarsia pergandiella genomic region harbors:
- the lpxA gene encoding acyl-ACP--UDP-N-acetylglucosamine O-acyltransferase has translation MKQSDIHPSATLGKSVTIGNFVTIQEDVVIGEGTYIGPHVTIMSGSRIGKHCQIFPGAVIGAVAQGRKSTTLKTYVEVGNHTVIREFVTLNRGTLGDTIIGAHVLLMAYVHVAHDCIVEDHVTVTNAAQLAGHVQLHHHAVIGGMAAVHQFMQVGAYSMVASKSIVRKDVPPFIKVAREPLRYCGINLIALQRHSFTKEQADTIRHIYRLIYHSQLLLPLALEAVVNQVIDSKEKEMVLSFIRNSPKGIVKKTNLI, from the coding sequence ATGAAGCAATCTGATATCCATCCCAGTGCTACGCTGGGCAAATCGGTAACCATAGGCAATTTTGTAACGATTCAGGAAGATGTAGTCATAGGTGAGGGTACATATATAGGGCCTCATGTGACCATTATGTCTGGAAGTCGTATAGGGAAGCATTGCCAAATTTTTCCAGGTGCAGTAATTGGTGCCGTAGCACAGGGTCGCAAGTCAACCACCTTGAAAACCTATGTAGAAGTGGGGAATCATACCGTTATACGTGAATTTGTCACCCTTAATAGAGGCACTTTGGGTGATACGATTATAGGTGCGCATGTATTACTCATGGCGTATGTGCATGTGGCGCATGATTGTATCGTTGAAGATCATGTAACCGTTACTAATGCTGCACAGTTGGCAGGTCATGTCCAACTCCATCACCATGCCGTAATAGGTGGTATGGCAGCGGTTCATCAGTTTATGCAGGTAGGGGCCTATAGCATGGTCGCTTCTAAAAGTATTGTGCGTAAGGATGTCCCACCTTTTATTAAAGTAGCACGAGAACCTTTGCGCTATTGTGGCATCAATCTGATCGCATTACAACGGCATAGTTTTACAAAAGAACAAGCCGATACGATACGCCATATCTACCGTTTGATCTATCATAGCCAATTGTTGTTGCCCTTGGCATTAGAAGCAGTCGTGAACCAAGTGATCGATTCTAAGGAAAAAGAGATGGTGCTCTCTTTTATACGCAATAGTCCCAAAGGAATTGTAAAAAAGACCAATCTAATATGA